Proteins from a genomic interval of Pseudoruegeria sp. SHC-113:
- a CDS encoding RidA family protein, protein MRKHISQGSPFEAAIGYSRAVVDGDWIFVAGTTGFDYATMTISDDPAEQAAQALTNIAWALEQAGASLDDVVRVRYILPNGDDFEPCWPVLGKAFAVAKPAATMFIAGLADPRMKIEIEVTARKG, encoded by the coding sequence ATGCGCAAACATATCTCCCAAGGTTCCCCCTTCGAGGCCGCCATCGGCTATAGCCGCGCCGTCGTGGACGGCGACTGGATCTTCGTGGCCGGCACCACCGGCTTTGACTACGCCACGATGACGATTTCTGACGACCCTGCCGAACAGGCCGCACAGGCCCTGACCAACATCGCCTGGGCGCTGGAGCAGGCCGGGGCCAGCCTCGATGACGTTGTGCGCGTGCGCTACATCCTGCCCAACGGCGATGATTTCGAGCCCTGCTGGCCGGTGCTGGGCAAGGCTTTTGCCGTGGCCAAGCCCGCCGCCACGATGTTCATCGCTGGGCTGGCTGATCCGCGCATGAAGATCGAGATCGAAGTCACCGCGCGCAAAGGCTGA
- a CDS encoding ABC transporter ATP-binding protein/permease gives MRRLSPTATALDDAHRVSGWRTIRKVAPYLWPDGEAWVKRRVVAALAILFVAKLIAVTTPFFYKAAVDALAQDGATTPAWMLATGAVGLTVAYGLARLMNVGFQQLRDVVFARVGQRALRQLALETFTHIHRLSMRYHITRKTGGLSRIIERGVKGVEFLLRFLLFSIGPLVLELLMISVILWWVFDVWYLVVVALTIAAYVWFTFTVTEWRVRIRKEMNDQDTDANQKAIDSLLNFETVKYFGAESREAARYDVAMAGYEKAALKTSYSLAFLNFGQSLLITSGLVAVMVMAALGVQNGDLTVGDFVMVNAYMIQITMPLNFLGTVYREIRQALVDMGEMFDLLEQPAEVKDKPGAPALKVNGGEIRFDQVEFGYTPERPILKGVSLTVGAGETVAIVGPSGSGKSTIGRLLFRFYDVSGGALSIDGQDLRDVSQDSLHSQIGVVPQDTVLFNDTIYYNIAYGRPEASREEVIAAARAARIDTFIESLPEGYDTAVGERGLKLSGGEKQRVGIARTLLKNPPILLLDEATSALDTDTERDIQESLREMGQGRTVITIAHRLSTVVDADRIVVLEEGQIVEQGRHEDLLATEGRYARMWQRQAAEAEDAA, from the coding sequence ATGCGCCGCCTGAGCCCCACGGCCACCGCCCTTGACGACGCGCACCGCGTGAGCGGCTGGCGCACGATCCGCAAGGTTGCGCCCTACCTCTGGCCGGACGGAGAAGCCTGGGTGAAACGTCGCGTGGTGGCCGCGCTGGCAATCCTCTTCGTGGCCAAGCTCATCGCCGTCACCACGCCTTTCTTTTACAAGGCCGCCGTGGACGCGCTGGCGCAGGATGGGGCCACGACCCCGGCCTGGATGCTGGCCACGGGTGCAGTGGGGCTGACGGTGGCCTACGGGCTGGCGCGGCTGATGAACGTCGGCTTTCAGCAACTGCGCGATGTGGTGTTTGCCCGCGTCGGCCAGCGCGCCCTGCGGCAACTGGCGTTGGAAACCTTCACCCACATCCACCGGCTTTCCATGCGCTACCACATCACCCGCAAGACCGGGGGGCTGTCGCGCATCATCGAGCGCGGCGTGAAGGGTGTGGAGTTCCTGCTGCGCTTCCTTCTGTTCTCCATCGGGCCGCTGGTGCTCGAACTCCTGATGATCTCGGTGATCCTCTGGTGGGTCTTTGACGTCTGGTATCTGGTGGTGGTGGCCCTCACCATCGCAGCCTACGTATGGTTCACCTTCACGGTGACCGAATGGCGCGTGCGCATCCGCAAGGAGATGAACGATCAGGACACGGACGCCAACCAGAAGGCGATCGACAGCCTGCTGAATTTCGAAACGGTGAAGTATTTCGGGGCCGAAAGCCGCGAGGCGGCGCGCTACGACGTGGCCATGGCGGGCTATGAGAAGGCCGCGTTGAAAACCAGCTACTCGCTGGCCTTCCTGAACTTCGGCCAGAGCCTGCTGATCACCTCCGGCTTGGTGGCCGTGATGGTCATGGCGGCGCTTGGTGTGCAGAACGGCGATCTGACCGTGGGCGATTTCGTGATGGTCAACGCCTATATGATCCAGATCACCATGCCGCTGAACTTCCTCGGCACGGTCTACCGCGAGATCCGGCAGGCGCTGGTGGACATGGGCGAGATGTTCGACCTGCTCGAACAGCCCGCCGAGGTGAAGGACAAACCCGGCGCGCCCGCGCTCAAGGTGAACGGGGGAGAGATCCGTTTCGATCAGGTGGAATTCGGCTACACGCCGGAGCGCCCGATCCTGAAAGGCGTCTCCCTCACTGTCGGGGCAGGGGAAACGGTGGCCATCGTCGGGCCATCCGGCTCCGGCAAATCCACCATCGGGCGGCTGCTGTTTCGCTTCTACGATGTTTCCGGCGGGGCGCTTTCGATCGACGGTCAGGACCTGCGCGACGTGTCGCAGGACAGCCTGCACAGCCAGATCGGCGTGGTGCCGCAGGACACCGTGCTGTTCAACGACACGATCTATTACAACATCGCCTACGGCCGCCCAGAGGCCAGCCGCGAAGAGGTCATCGCAGCCGCCCGCGCGGCCCGGATCGATACGTTCATCGAAAGCCTGCCGGAAGGCTATGACACCGCTGTCGGCGAGCGCGGTCTGAAGCTTTCGGGCGGCGAGAAGCAGCGCGTCGGCATCGCCCGCACCCTGCTGAAAAACCCGCCGATCCTGCTGCTGGACGAAGCCACCTCCGCGCTCGACACCGACACCGAACGCGACATTCAGGAATCCTTGCGTGAAATGGGGCAGGGGCGCACGGTTATCACCATCGCGCACCGGCTCTCCACCGTGGTGGATGCCGATCGCATCGTGGTGCTGGAAGAAGGGCAGATCGTAGAACAGGGCCGCCACGAAGACCTTCTGGCAACAGAGGGCCGCTACGCGCGCATGTGGCAACGGCAGGCCGCCGAAGCAGAAGACGCCGCCTGA
- a CDS encoding LysM peptidoglycan-binding domain-containing protein produces MASSSFAGLSGGILAGAAVAVALAAGGYFFYQSQQDNPVEPVTLPVQPEPQPGGETPQEATAEASDAAPEQTPEPVSDTAEATAAPAAEPAPKAVAADEAAVGEAATEAAQSSVEAEAPAQTETVATAPETAPEAAEPETVASDAEPIAAPAQSDAGTQAQDGAQVQAEADGQAATRAEAPTAESAEAAPADTPDQTPAQTPAAQNPAPPTFDVVRIDAEGNALVAGAGQPNAAIAVLLDRAEIATTAADTSGKFVALFSVDPSPQPRVVSLVMTTNGLRVGSDESVIIEPVSLPLAAVEADKPKPETAATEALAKAEAPQQEAETAPQAAPAEASAAADPATAPSTETPVQADVSSQQAADTETATAGAQTTPEASPSEVASAEPAQTQAAPTAKPAPRVLLADQTGVRVLQDGADAGVLSIDTVGYTATGDVQIAGRGLSGQTVRLYLNGAVIADAPVSDAGGWSTVLAGVAPGIYTLRADEIGADGKLSARTEIPFKRESAEVLAEALGATAAPVADASQEGADVSTAQAPATDASTEAPAETALVADGAAAPSTEAPATPEASAQVETPTPAQAPSGPVIVTVQPGFTLWGIASETYGDGFLYVKVFEANADQIRDPDLIYPGQIFTVPE; encoded by the coding sequence ATGGCAAGCTCGTCCTTCGCTGGTCTGAGCGGCGGCATCCTCGCTGGTGCTGCCGTGGCCGTGGCTCTGGCCGCCGGCGGATATTTTTTCTATCAATCGCAACAGGATAACCCGGTGGAGCCGGTGACGCTCCCGGTGCAGCCCGAACCGCAACCCGGCGGGGAAACCCCGCAGGAGGCGACGGCGGAGGCATCAGACGCGGCCCCCGAGCAAACGCCGGAACCGGTGTCTGATACCGCCGAAGCCACCGCCGCACCTGCGGCGGAGCCGGCACCCAAGGCTGTGGCCGCAGATGAGGCCGCTGTTGGAGAAGCTGCCACTGAGGCGGCGCAAAGCAGCGTCGAGGCGGAGGCCCCCGCGCAAACCGAGACCGTCGCCACCGCGCCGGAAACCGCGCCGGAAGCCGCTGAGCCCGAAACCGTTGCAAGTGATGCAGAACCCATAGCCGCCCCCGCGCAATCCGACGCGGGTACGCAGGCGCAGGACGGCGCGCAGGTGCAAGCCGAGGCCGATGGACAGGCCGCAACGCGCGCAGAAGCGCCCACTGCTGAAAGCGCCGAAGCCGCGCCTGCGGATACTCCTGACCAGACGCCCGCCCAGACTCCTGCCGCGCAAAACCCGGCCCCGCCCACGTTTGATGTCGTGCGCATCGATGCCGAGGGCAACGCGCTGGTGGCCGGGGCAGGCCAGCCCAACGCCGCGATTGCCGTTCTGCTGGACCGCGCCGAAATCGCCACAACCGCCGCCGACACCTCCGGCAAGTTCGTCGCGCTCTTCTCCGTCGATCCCAGCCCGCAGCCCCGCGTTGTCTCGCTGGTGATGACAACGAACGGGCTGCGCGTGGGCTCCGATGAATCTGTGATCATCGAGCCCGTCTCCCTGCCGCTTGCCGCGGTCGAGGCCGATAAGCCTAAGCCGGAAACGGCCGCCACCGAGGCGCTTGCCAAGGCCGAGGCGCCCCAGCAGGAGGCGGAAACCGCCCCGCAGGCTGCTCCGGCAGAGGCCAGCGCTGCAGCCGATCCAGCCACAGCGCCTTCCACAGAGACACCCGTGCAGGCTGATGTCTCTAGCCAACAGGCGGCGGACACCGAGACCGCCACGGCGGGCGCGCAAACCACGCCTGAAGCGTCGCCCAGTGAGGTGGCCTCGGCAGAGCCTGCCCAGACACAGGCCGCCCCCACTGCCAAACCCGCCCCCCGCGTGCTTCTGGCCGATCAAACCGGCGTGCGCGTGCTGCAGGATGGCGCAGACGCGGGCGTGCTGAGCATCGACACCGTGGGCTATACCGCCACCGGCGACGTGCAGATCGCGGGCCGGGGGCTTTCGGGCCAGACCGTTCGGCTCTACCTGAACGGCGCCGTCATCGCCGATGCGCCGGTGTCGGATGCAGGCGGCTGGAGCACGGTGCTGGCCGGGGTCGCACCGGGCATCTACACCCTGCGCGCCGATGAGATCGGGGCCGACGGCAAGCTCTCTGCCCGCACAGAGATCCCCTTCAAACGCGAAAGCGCCGAAGTGTTGGCCGAAGCCCTTGGCGCGACAGCCGCGCCGGTGGCGGACGCAAGCCAGGAGGGGGCGGACGTCAGCACAGCGCAGGCTCCTGCCACGGATGCATCCACCGAAGCCCCTGCGGAAACGGCCCTAGTGGCCGACGGCGCAGCCGCGCCCTCGACAGAGGCCCCCGCCACGCCGGAGGCGTCCGCGCAGGTGGAAACGCCCACCCCGGCGCAAGCCCCAAGTGGTCCGGTGATCGTCACCGTGCAGCCGGGCTTCACGCTCTGGGGCATCGCTTCTGAAACCTACGGCGACGGCTTCCTTTACGTGAAAGTCTTCGAGGCCAATGCCGATCAGATCCGCGACCCGGACCTGATCTATCCGGGCCAGATCTTCACCGTTCCGGAGTAA
- a CDS encoding TIGR00730 family Rossman fold protein — MANSTQSVCVYCGSRKGRHAAYEADARAVGAAIAENGWRLVYGAGDVGLMGAVANATQRAGGETFGVIPTHLLDWEVGKRDLTRFVVTENMHERKKVMYMNSDAIVVLPGGAGSLDEFFEVLTWRQLGLHEKPIFFLNTADYWAPLAALMDHVVEEGFADATIKDFYRMFDDVPALTEALRSALS; from the coding sequence ATGGCTAATTCAACACAATCCGTCTGTGTCTACTGCGGCTCGCGCAAGGGCCGCCATGCCGCCTACGAGGCCGATGCCCGCGCGGTGGGCGCGGCGATCGCGGAAAACGGCTGGCGGCTGGTCTATGGCGCAGGCGATGTCGGGCTGATGGGCGCGGTGGCCAATGCCACTCAGCGCGCCGGGGGCGAGACCTTCGGCGTGATCCCCACCCACCTGCTGGACTGGGAAGTCGGCAAGCGCGATCTCACCCGTTTCGTGGTGACGGAGAACATGCATGAGCGCAAGAAGGTCATGTATATGAACTCCGACGCGATTGTGGTGCTGCCCGGCGGCGCGGGCTCGCTGGACGAGTTCTTCGAAGTGCTCACGTGGCGACAGCTCGGCCTGCATGAGAAGCCGATCTTCTTCCTCAACACCGCCGATTACTGGGCACCGCTCGCTGCACTTATGGATCACGTGGTGGAGGAAGGCTTCGCCGACGCCACGATCAAGGATTTCTACCGCATGTTTGACGACGTGCCCGCGCTCACCGAGGCCCTGCGCAGCGCTCTCTCCTGA
- a CDS encoding superoxide dismutase encodes MAFELPDLPYAHDALADAGMSKETLEYHHDLHHKAYVDNGNKLIAGTEWDGKSLEEIIVGTYDKSAVAQNGIFNNISQLWNHNQFWEMMGPGKSAMPGELEKALVESFGSVDEFKSQFSAAGAGQFGSGWAWLVKNADGSLAVTKTENGVNPLCFGQTALLGCDVWEHSYYIDFRNKRPAYLTNFLDNLVNWENVASRM; translated from the coding sequence ATGGCTTTTGAACTTCCCGATCTTCCCTACGCTCACGACGCGCTGGCTGATGCCGGCATGTCCAAGGAGACGCTGGAGTACCACCACGACCTGCACCACAAGGCTTACGTTGACAACGGCAACAAGCTGATCGCCGGCACCGAGTGGGACGGCAAGAGCCTCGAAGAGATCATTGTCGGCACCTACGACAAATCCGCCGTTGCTCAGAACGGCATCTTCAACAACATCTCCCAACTGTGGAACCACAACCAGTTCTGGGAAATGATGGGCCCGGGCAAGTCCGCGATGCCGGGTGAGCTGGAAAAGGCACTGGTTGAGTCCTTCGGCTCCGTCGATGAGTTCAAATCCCAGTTCTCCGCCGCTGGCGCTGGCCAGTTCGGCTCCGGCTGGGCCTGGCTCGTGAAGAACGCCGACGGCTCGCTTGCCGTGACGAAAACCGAGAACGGCGTGAACCCGCTCTGCTTCGGCCAGACCGCGCTGCTGGGCTGCGACGTATGGGAGCACTCCTACTACATCGATTTCCGCAACAAGCGCCCGGCCTACCTGACGAACTTCCTCGACAATCTCGTCAACTGGGAAAACGTCGCCTCCCGCATGTGA
- the rarD gene encoding EamA family transporter RarD encodes MTEARKGILAMVAACAIWGLSALYYRLLTHIPPLEVLAHRTLWSLVFFGLVLLAQRRLGEVRSLLVNGQALWLVALASLMISVNWFLFILSIQIGRAVESSLGYYIFPLVAVLLGAGFFGERLSRAQWIAVGLAAFAVLGLTLGLGVAPWISLALAITFGLYGVIKKSLPAGPVVSVTAEVVLLLPLALVWLWGVHVLGWEGLTGRNVAAFGQGWRESLLLACAGPMTAGPLILFSYASRRIPLSTLGLVQYLNPTLQFLVAVLVLGEPFTRWHALAFPMIWAALALYTLDAFRQERALRRASVSAGTSSNMR; translated from the coding sequence ATGACGGAGGCACGCAAGGGCATACTGGCGATGGTTGCCGCTTGCGCGATCTGGGGGCTGTCCGCGCTCTATTACCGCCTGCTCACCCATATCCCGCCGCTGGAAGTGCTGGCCCACCGCACGCTCTGGTCGCTAGTGTTCTTCGGCCTCGTGCTGCTGGCACAACGCCGCCTTGGTGAGGTGCGCAGCTTGCTTGTCAACGGGCAGGCGCTCTGGCTCGTGGCGCTGGCCAGCCTGATGATCTCGGTGAACTGGTTCCTGTTCATCCTGTCGATCCAGATCGGCCGGGCGGTGGAGAGCAGCCTTGGCTATTACATCTTCCCGCTGGTGGCGGTGCTGCTGGGGGCGGGATTCTTTGGCGAACGCCTGAGCCGGGCGCAGTGGATCGCTGTGGGGCTCGCCGCCTTTGCCGTGCTGGGGCTCACGCTGGGGCTTGGCGTTGCACCGTGGATCTCGCTCGCGCTTGCGATCACCTTCGGCCTTTACGGTGTGATCAAGAAGAGCCTTCCGGCTGGGCCTGTGGTTTCCGTCACCGCCGAGGTGGTGCTGCTGTTACCGCTCGCGCTCGTCTGGCTCTGGGGCGTGCATGTGCTGGGCTGGGAGGGGCTGACGGGCCGCAACGTGGCTGCCTTCGGCCAAGGCTGGCGCGAAAGCCTGCTGCTGGCCTGCGCCGGGCCGATGACAGCCGGCCCGCTGATCCTGTTTTCCTACGCCTCGCGCCGCATCCCGCTGTCGACGCTGGGCCTCGTGCAATACCTGAACCCGACGCTGCAGTTCCTCGTGGCGGTGCTGGTTCTGGGAGAGCCCTTCACCCGCTGGCACGCGCTGGCCTTCCCGATGATCTGGGCAGCGCTCGCGCTCTACACGCTGGACGCCTTCCGTCAGGAGAGAGCGCTGCGCAGGGCCTCGGTGAGCGCGGGCACGTCGTCAAACATGCGGTAG